The DNA window GTAGTTCAATGACAATTCCACAAGACTGTTAAATCCCTCCATCACCTTTATACTGTTCCCTTTAAATATACAAATCTAGGAGTCATCCACGATAAATGCTTTCGGCTACACATAATCATATAACCTTCCAGAAGTTCAGGATAGATAGCACATGGACACAGACATGGAAATTCTTATGGGCAAGAAGGGACAGAGTAAGAATTATTTTGCATTTATTTGTGACTTtgatcaaaatttttggaacaCTTAAAGACACGATTGTGCACTGAAAAAAGAGGAATGGACGAAGAATAATAACCAGAAATCATACTATAAGCATGTAGACTCTCAATCTACagattattaaaaaattatgagaAATACTAAAGCATCAACCAAAGTAATGAGTGGAATGCAAATCAAGCATCACTTTAAAATTCACTTAGCTAACAAACTAAGAGCATCAAGAGAGTCATACCTTTGATCATGTGCTACTAATTCACATATTACAATGTTTTTTGTCCAATCCACTTCAATCAATTTATCACTTGTTGCAGAATTGACAAGTTCAGCTGCCATCATTTGCCTGGTAAATTAAAATTAGCATGAAGTAAGAATCTGACTTTTTGTGAAACAAatcaatataaaataaaaggtgAAAATTTGTGCCACGAGTTTGAAAGTACAAAAGGAAGAGATCATGTAAAGTTCTTCAGAAAACATGTCtttcaagaaataaaagaatattAAACATATTTTCGAATGTAGTCATTCCAAGAACCATCGCTCAGATGCATCTATTCACCAGCACTTCCATTAACAGAGTATTTATCTCATAAATTGTAAATAATTTTACATCCTTGAGCTCAAACTAATCAAAAAAATACAAGGGCTAAAGAGGGCAGAGTATTACAGATTTGCAATTTATCTAATCTATTTCTCTGAGGAGGCCAGGGCAACCAAAAAAGCATCACAACATATTAATCGATAATGCCATCTGCATATCCATAAATATTGATGCAGAATAGTTCTGCTAATCAATTTGCCACCAGCGTAGCTGGTCATGTTATCCTGCCCAGGGATGCTGGAGGTACATAGGATAATACGAACTGAATATTAAATTTACAGCCTAAAGAaccatattaaattattaatcaaGTAAATGTTGATGCAGAATATAACAATGACTCAGGGCGCTGTAGCACACAGACACAATGTTATGTGAACTGCTACGGTGCAGTTTTCCACAGAAATGGTTCCTCCAATGGAATTTATAGTCAAGATATTTAGATACCAAAGAAACagaagtgtgtatatatatatatatcttggcattgaaagaagaagaagaaaaaggaatatCCCAACCAAAGCACTGCCAGGCTGCCTAGGACCTAGTCCCTATGAAAACAACACCAAACTGATCTCTGAGTGTGCATTGAGAAGGAGAGTTACATATTTCTGAACTTATGTAAACTCAATACCTTATTTATGGGAAAGTAAAATATTATATCATCCatgattatgaagatataaaatctgaaataaagaaataaacaaccataatgaaagaacaaaaaaaagagaaaaactgcCAGCAAATCAACACATACAGTGCAGATAGAATGGCTGAATCAGATCAAATGACAGCGTTGAGCATTAAAGgctttgaaatttcattctcTATactgcaagaaaacaaaaaagtttcAAGGATATTAGTACTTCAGCAAATACAACAAAAAGAACAGAAATAATTACCATACTTTATGGACAGGGAATATGAGTACCTATAGAATGACCGAGAAAGGCAATTTAGTCCATATCGGGAAAGAAAATGCATTATGGATTCGAAATTTTTAGAGAAAAATCTTTGCAGCAATTACACAATAATACCGCGGCATACACGCGTGTACTTACATGGAAATGCAATGCAGGCATGTAAAAAATTACCCATGATTGATTAAGAGAACACAGAGGAGACAAATGCATAAGTACAAGCACAGGATAATTTTCTCTGATGGAGCCAAGTCATAACAGACAACGGACATGACATGAACTAGACAAGAGGATACTTAAAAAATGCAGACCACTCGTATGATTTACATTGGAACCCTTGCATTATTGCTTGCCCGATTCTTctcccataaaaaaaattaaaaacaacaaaaaataaaaagaacaagaagaagaagataaaagagaGAACTTTTTAATCCAACGAACAGATCTAAGATTGAAGACTTCAATTTCAATTACACTCTGTTATTCTACACTTCCTCATCCAATCCGAAATTCGTCAAAAGCCAAAAAGAGGCTTAAGCAAATTCTCAACTCGAAAAAACGCATACCCTTAGAATCACAAAACTACTCAATTGAGATCTAAAACTAGAAACACAAATGAAGACGACGTACCTGGAATTCAGAGATGAATACAGAGACTAAGAACAGAAAATCGATGAAGGCGCAATAAACCCTAACTAGCTTCAGCATTTCAAACTCCACATACAACTTGAAGCTATCAAGTAACCACTTCAAATCGTGATTGCATAAATTGTGGTAAAGCAGTCAGCAGAGAATCTTCAGTTGCGTGTCTggtaagggggaaaaaaaaaaggcggtGTCGGCTTTCAGTTATTTCAGCTCCCAAGGCCCAACTGTTAAAGACTTGAGGCGGGGGAGAGAACTAGAGGCGGCAATGCGGGCAGCGCCGAGGGCTGTCTCTGTATTCTCTATACCGATCAAGGCAAAAGCGGTTCTTTCCCGAGTGAGGAATCTTAACGTCACGCGAGGGTTCACACTTTCTTAAACAAAGATTCCATGACGCATCAACGTGAGGTCAAGTTATCATGATGTCTAAGCGGAATCTATTGACGTGTCAGCAAACCAAGCCAGCGGTTCAGATATTCTATACCCTCGTATGTGGCGCTGACGACTTCTATTTTCccgagaaaacaaaaagaaaaaatagagggACAGCGAAGACAGAAAAAAATAGAGGGACAGCGAAGACAGAGTTAGTTAGCCGATATTGCTGTAGCTTTGCTGTTGACGGACCTTTTGATTCCTTTTAATGACTCTGGAGCCCGGAGACCGACTTTACTGGGCTCGGTTCTTCTACAgttccttatttattttttatcttacaACTCTCAAGACAAACACCGCCACGTATTAATATCCGTTAGGACTAGTCGATCAATACGTGTGTCGTCCATGGGCCTTAGCTCACATGTTAAGGGCATTAAGTTAGTATGGGCTGGGTGTTGATTAAAACATAATGGGCTTTTTAAATTTCTTGTATGTTCGTCCATGGGCCTTAGCTCACATGATAAAGCCTTGGGATAGTATCGGCTGGGAGTTGATTAGGGTTAATTGGATTGGGGTAGGTACGACCGTAAAGTAAGAACAGATGAAAAGGGAAAGAATGAAAGATGACGTGGCAAACATAACAAGAATGGTCAATGTGCCTCGTCAGCAGATGACAGGGACCTATCCTATTCCCATCAGGTACAGTATTTCAGTCTTTCTGCGAACCAGTCTCTCTCGATCTCCATCGCCATTTTGAGTAATTGATTTGTATAACAAGCTATATATCACAATGattcgaactgccatagccaaGAGATTCCTCTCCTCGAAGCCCCACaccttctcttcatcttcttcatggtTTCTTACTACCAGTAACAGAAGATCTTTGCACAAAAGTACCCAAAATGAGAACAACAGCAATAATTCGTCCCCGCCGTCTGCATCCGCCTATCACGTCAGTTCCGGAGGGTACATGCGTGGCGCTGTGTTTTGGGAACCTAATAAGCCTCTCTCAATCGAAGAATTTCACATGCCTCGCCCTAAATCCGGGGAAATTCTCATCAAGACCCAGGGTAGATTccttatttttctcttcttcatcttttttaaATTATCATTTCACTATTTTGTTTGATACCGGTATGAGTTTAGGTATATTAGCCGATGATccatgttttgtttttgattagtTGGGCTTGTGATGTGCCGGGAGATTTAAAAAAATGGAGTTCATTTGTATTTGATTTTCTGGTTGCAGCCTGTGGAGTATGTCACTCTGATCTCCATGTTTTGAAAGGAGAGCTTCCATTTGCCAGTCCTTGTGTTGTGGGGCACGAGATTACTGGCGAAGTTGTTGAACATGGGCCACAAACAGATAACAAAACCATTGCAAGGTCCAGATCAACAAGAGTTATCATTGTTCTTATCATGTACGGTTTATGTTTATGTTATAAGATAGAATTAGTGGgtcttttttcttctaaatgATTTCAGGCTTCCAATTGGATCACGTGTTGTTGGAGCTTTCATCATGCCGTGTGGTAACTGTTCTTATTGTTCCAAGGTGATACTGCATTTCTTACTGTTCTTTGCATTCTATTTTGTTGAAGTAATGGCATATTCCGTGTCAAAAGTCGGGCAGCAATTCCAATATTATTAATAATCGGAGCTGTGAAACAGGGCCATGATGATCTATGTGAGGATTTCTTTGCTTATAACCGAGCAAAGGGAACCCTGTATGATGGTGAAACTCGGCTCTTCCTTCGCGACAATGGTATGTagtttttttattgatattttcaTTGTTGTGGTCGTAATATAGAGAAAGATGGTCTGCAGGAATGTGATGATGTTAAACTTAAAAGGTCAAGATTGAGTAGACAAAATGGGGTAAAGGAGATTAATAATTGAACTCAGCACATAGTTCATTGTCGGCTTACTAAATATGTGGCATATTTATACCTATTTGTAGGAAAGCCGGTGTTCATGTACAGTATGGGTGGCTTCGCTGAATATTGTGTAGTGCCAGCTAATGCGTTGTGTACTTTACCAAGCTCCCTACCGTACACAGAGTCTGCAATCCTAGGTTGTGCAGTGTTTACTGCATATGGTGCCATGGCCCATGCTGCTGAAGTGCGAGCAGGGGACTCTGTTGCTGTGATTGGAATTGGGGGCGTTGGCTCAAGGTAAGCAGATTATTGCTTTGTCTCCTGGAGTAATTTCTACATTTGACTGGTCATTACTTAATGTTATATCATTCCGTGTTACAAGAATGCACTGCATATGGAAGTGacaaaaaaagcaaaaatcaCCCGCATGACATTGGTGGTGTAATGATACCATACATGATGTAAATAGTTACTTTTGGAACTTGGAAATAGGattacttttatttattttttactgcCTCTGACTAGATTAAGCTTATGTTTGGTGGTGGATAATTATAGATAACTAGATTGAATGCTCCAGTTGTTTGCAGATAGCAAGGGCCTTTGGTGCCTCTGATATTATTGCTGTGGATGTTCAGGATGAGAAACTGCAGAAGGCTAAAGCTCTTGGTGCCACGCACACTATAAATGCACTTCAAGAGGATGTTATTGAACGGATTAAAGTGTGTTTTTCATCCTTTAAAATATTACATGAGTGCTACCTGAAATGAATCATTGATCTTTGATTATTTTGTCAAGTTCTGTTATTGTAGGAGGAAACTAGTTAAGGTTATCTTCATGatctgaaaataaaattttagcgTCTTACATTTGGGAAACATGAAAGTAACTTTGTATGTTTTGGCCATTGATTGTCATGAACCTTCTTCTCATTGCTTCTGTTTTCCCTCATTACCGCTTTTTTGTCATAATGGTCCTTGTACTACTTTGTTAGAAAGCCTTTACCTTGCTCCCTTTCTCATGACTTCGTTATTTTGTCTCATATTTTTCACCTCAAAAATCTGTTAGTTTCCTCTGTGTAGGTCTTCACCTACTGTGgccatttatttaaatatttttaatttgttgaaaGCAAAAGTAGACATGCCATACTTATTCCCAAAGCAAACTATATGCATGGAAGTTTGTCTTACATTCATAAATAAACGAATTTTCTGTTTTGCTAATTTATATTGGATTTTTACCTATTGTTTACCTTTGTAGGAGATCACTGGAGGATTTGGTGCAGACATTGCTGTTGAAGCATTAGGAAAACCAAAGACTTTTTTGCAGTGTGTTCAAAGCGTAAAAGATGGAGGTAAAGCTGTAATGATCGGTCTTTCTGAAAGTGGGGCGGTAGGGACAATTGATATAAACCGTCTTGTTCGTAGAAAGGTGCGTCTCCCTTTCTATCTTTCTTTTCCCAGttcttttatagttttatttgtGCCAAAGCTATAGCTTATATTTATGTGATTCTTAATACATTTTTTATTAGTCTTTGCATACCCTGCATGATGGCACCAACTCAATTTCTTAAAAACCACATGTATTTTTTAAGTTTAGGCTTCTGTTGTCAAGCTGTAAATTGTCTATTATGTGGCTATTGAAAATCTAGATTATTGAGGGAGGgcaaaagcaaataaaaattATGCAATCAGAGATATAACCTAGTTCTGGATGAGCACCCAAAGTAAAACCCTTTAGCTTGTTTTGCTGGAAGACAACTCGAGCTTTGTTACATGGTTTCAGTCCAGTTCTATAATGATACGGTTTATTTTACAATCAAACATTAAAAGAGTCAAACAGCTTTGCTCGGGAAATGAGCACCATTGTAGTGGTAAAGACATCTCTACATGCTTGAAAAATAAGAACTAATAAGTTTTAAATCTGTAAACAAGGTTGGTTTGGAGGTATGCA is part of the Tripterygium wilfordii isolate XIE 37 chromosome 7, ASM1340144v1, whole genome shotgun sequence genome and encodes:
- the LOC120002378 gene encoding alcohol dehydrogenase; this translates as MIRTAIAKRFLSSKPHTFSSSSSWFLTTSNRRSLHKSTQNENNSNNSSPPSASAYHVSSGGYMRGAVFWEPNKPLSIEEFHMPRPKSGEILIKTQACGVCHSDLHVLKGELPFASPCVVGHEITGEVVEHGPQTDNKTIARLPIGSRVVGAFIMPCGNCSYCSKGHDDLCEDFFAYNRAKGTLYDGETRLFLRDNGKPVFMYSMGGFAEYCVVPANALCTLPSSLPYTESAILGCAVFTAYGAMAHAAEVRAGDSVAVIGIGGVGSSCLQIARAFGASDIIAVDVQDEKLQKAKALGATHTINALQEDVIERIKEITGGFGADIAVEALGKPKTFLQCVQSVKDGGKAVMIGLSESGAVGTIDINRLVRRKIKVIGSYGGRARQDLPKLIKLAESGIFNLSDAVTRKYKFDEAAQAFDDLNKGIIINRAVVEIQ